A genome region from Setaria italica strain Yugu1 chromosome III, Setaria_italica_v2.0, whole genome shotgun sequence includes the following:
- the LOC101777982 gene encoding transcription initiation factor IIB has protein sequence MEGPSASGRGLKRLRGTVTLSLKTPGEQPAAASSPVGEEEEQQPAAACGATMMRGPVQTGKKAASEGCRAIADMAARLGVAPGVRDRALEMFRRMEEVKGRAHHYYTKGAGRSGDALYAACLYLACRSAGAPRTFKELAAATRDGAAARKDIGRLITLIRTRLGDEAGGEAMDIGVVRAADYMERFGSMLGMGEGEVRAVQEAARRMQDHLDVRHNPDSTAAAIIYMAMERRSPGAGTRKSIRDVSVATGVADNTIKQAYRELYQHAHLLFD, from the coding sequence aTGGAGGGACCATCAGCATCCGGCCGCGGCCTCAAGAGGTTGCGCGGCACCGTGACCCTCTCGCTCAAGACGCCGGGGGAACAacccgccgcggcctcctcgccggtgggcgaggaggaggagcagcagccggCCGCGGCGTGCGGGGCGACGATGATGCGCGGGCCCGTGCAGACCGGCAAGAAGGCGGCGTCCGAGGGGTGCCGGGCCATCGCCGACATGGCGGCCCGGCTCGGGGTCGCGCCCGGGGTGCGGGACCGCGCCCTGGAGATGTTCCGCCGGATGGAGGAGGTCAAGGGCCGTGCGCACCACTACTACACCAAGGGCGCCGGCAGGAGCGGCGACGCGCTCTACGCCGCGTGCCTCTACCTGGCGTGCCGCTCCGCGGGGGCGCCGCGGACGTTCAAGGAGCTCGCGGCGGCGACGCgtgacggcgcggcggcgaggaaggacATCGGCAGGCTCATCACGCTCATCAGGACGCGACTCGGGGAcgaggccggcggggaggcCATGGACATCGGCGTCGTGCGCGCCGCCGACTACATGGAGCGCTTCGGCTCGATGCTCGGGATGGGGGAGGGCGAGGTGCGCGCCGtgcaggaggcggcgcggaggaTGCAGGACCACCTCGACGTGCGCCACAACCCggactccaccgccgccgccatcatctaCATGGCCATGGAGCGCCGCTCTCCCGGCGCCGGGACCAGAAAGTCCATCCGGGACGTCTCCGTGGCCACCGGTGTCGCCGACAACACCATCAAGCAGGCGTACAGGGAACTCTACCAGCACGCCCACCTGCTCTTCGACTGA